One segment of Bacillus sp. 2205SS5-2 DNA contains the following:
- a CDS encoding tetratricopeptide repeat protein encodes MDEMIRNNQVPVIEQYFAMKSYEEAVPYIQLLLGENPNDAAALYFMAVVELSRENFHEVRVLCERAMLNGYDEERCFYVIATTYREEKNYREAENAYLKALEISPHSAEVHASYGYLMFITGYEEKAIRLLEEAMRIDPSSDQVNQYVLLFYFAKSDEENQLARIKQIMETSSSEVQKLVNLAIYHDLRQQPKQAREFARQAFLLDPTSDHLLGVLETLDEQIHPLFLPIRWMQKVGGPAVVWIGFMVMSFILSWLNQDTILLVFVVSYILFCIYTWIAQLLYQRFVKERLA; translated from the coding sequence ATGGACGAGATGATTAGGAATAATCAAGTGCCAGTGATTGAACAGTACTTTGCTATGAAAAGCTATGAAGAGGCTGTACCATATATTCAGTTGCTTTTAGGAGAAAACCCGAATGATGCTGCCGCATTGTATTTTATGGCCGTAGTAGAGCTCTCAAGAGAAAACTTTCACGAAGTAAGAGTGTTATGCGAGAGGGCTATGCTAAACGGATATGATGAAGAGCGGTGCTTTTATGTAATTGCTACTACTTATAGAGAAGAAAAGAACTATAGAGAAGCGGAAAATGCCTATTTAAAGGCATTAGAAATAAGCCCTCATTCAGCAGAGGTTCATGCATCTTATGGCTATTTGATGTTTATTACAGGCTATGAAGAAAAGGCGATACGATTACTAGAAGAAGCGATGAGGATTGATCCATCTAGTGATCAAGTCAATCAATATGTTTTACTCTTCTACTTCGCAAAGTCGGATGAAGAAAATCAGTTGGCAAGGATTAAACAAATAATGGAAACATCCAGTAGTGAAGTGCAAAAGCTGGTCAATTTGGCTATCTATCACGATTTACGCCAGCAACCGAAACAAGCAAGGGAATTTGCAAGACAAGCGTTTTTACTTGATCCTACTAGCGACCACTTATTAGGCGTGTTAGAAACCTTAGATGAACAAATTCACCCACTATTCTTACCTATTCGATGGATGCAGAAGGTTGGGGGACCGGCCGTTGTTTGGATTGGTTTTATGGTAATGTCGTTTATTCTGAGTTGGTTAAATCAAGACACGATTCTACTCGTGTTTGTAGTTAGTTATATTCTTTTTTGTATTTATACTTGGATTGCACAACTACTTTATCAACGATTTGTGAAGGAGCGATTAGCATGA
- a CDS encoding sugar ABC transporter ATP-binding protein has product MTRAPIVEMENIHKSFFHVEVLKGVNFELFSGEIHALMGENGAGKSTMVKILTGIHKRNQGEIHYKGKLVEYQSPKEAEKEGIAVIHQELNIIPYLTVAENMFLGKELKRSPFGILKTKEMNEKTKEYLNRLGINIEPTMLAGKLSVGQQQMIEIARAIAADTEVLIMDEPTAALTDREIDSLFTVIQGLRKEGVAIVYISHRMEEIFKICDRITVLRDGQSIGTRVTNQTNFEEIVKMMVGRELGERFPERKPSISKDRFQVENLSHEHVFNNVSFTVKEGEILGVAGLMGAGRTEIMETIFGVRKKSAGRILLDGHELHIRKPDQAISAGIGFITEDRKDEGLVLNLSVRENLALTNLKALSKFSVVQKKKEKQWTEEMIQKLRIKTSGSEQEVKSLSGGNQQKVVFGKWLGREPKLLILDEPTRGVDVGAKKEIYSIMNELTGKGFSIIMVSSELPEILGMSDRIMVIHEGKVTAIMNKADANQEKIMEAATGGTLV; this is encoded by the coding sequence ATGACTAGGGCTCCAATAGTAGAGATGGAAAACATTCATAAATCTTTTTTCCATGTAGAAGTACTAAAAGGGGTAAACTTTGAATTATTTTCCGGTGAAATACACGCCTTGATGGGGGAAAATGGAGCAGGGAAATCGACTATGGTGAAGATTCTTACGGGTATACATAAGCGCAATCAAGGAGAGATTCACTATAAAGGAAAGCTAGTAGAATATCAATCTCCTAAAGAAGCAGAAAAAGAGGGAATCGCTGTTATTCATCAAGAGCTTAATATCATTCCTTATTTGACAGTAGCAGAAAATATGTTTCTTGGTAAGGAACTAAAACGAAGCCCATTTGGCATCTTAAAAACAAAGGAAATGAACGAAAAAACGAAGGAATATCTAAATCGATTAGGGATCAATATTGAACCGACAATGCTTGCGGGTAAGTTGTCGGTTGGACAGCAGCAAATGATAGAAATTGCCAGAGCCATTGCTGCTGATACGGAGGTCCTGATTATGGATGAACCAACTGCCGCCTTAACAGATAGAGAAATAGATTCACTTTTCACCGTTATTCAAGGACTTCGAAAGGAAGGAGTCGCTATTGTCTACATCTCTCATCGAATGGAGGAGATCTTCAAGATATGTGACCGAATTACCGTTCTGAGGGATGGTCAATCGATTGGAACAAGAGTGACGAATCAAACAAATTTTGAAGAAATCGTCAAAATGATGGTAGGTCGGGAGTTAGGAGAGCGGTTCCCTGAACGAAAACCTAGCATCTCAAAGGATCGATTTCAAGTAGAAAATCTAAGTCATGAACATGTATTTAATAATGTATCCTTCACTGTTAAAGAAGGGGAAATACTTGGAGTCGCGGGTTTAATGGGTGCTGGCAGGACGGAAATTATGGAGACGATTTTTGGGGTGAGAAAGAAGTCTGCTGGCCGGATTTTACTAGATGGGCATGAACTCCATATCCGCAAACCTGATCAAGCCATCTCAGCAGGAATCGGATTTATCACTGAGGATCGCAAGGATGAAGGATTGGTACTGAATCTATCGGTTCGAGAAAATCTTGCTCTCACCAATTTGAAAGCGTTATCAAAGTTTAGTGTGGTTCAAAAAAAGAAAGAAAAACAATGGACCGAAGAGATGATCCAAAAACTTCGTATAAAAACATCTGGTTCAGAACAAGAAGTGAAATCTCTTAGCGGAGGTAATCAGCAAAAGGTTGTCTTTGGGAAATGGCTTGGAAGAGAACCGAAGCTCTTAATCCTTGACGAACCTACAAGAGGAGTAGACGTGGGAGCTAAGAAAGAAATCTATTCCATCATGAATGAGCTAACGGGAAAAGGTTTTTCAATTATTATGGTTTCATCGGAATTACCGGAAATTCTCGGAATGTCAGACCGAATCATGGTCATCCACGAAGGAAAAGTAACAGCAATCATGAACAAAGCAGATGCGAATCAAGAAAAAATTATGGAAGCTGCAACAGGGGGGACGCTAGTATGA
- a CDS encoding DUF948 domain-containing protein yields MIEWSAAIAAGAFTILIIFLILTLRQVMTTLAETKKTLSDARTAVNGITDEAEGLIHTANQISVDVKEKMEAVDPLIESAHDVGDMIHNVTSSVKRTALQKSKPKTIPTQESKSVQIKLK; encoded by the coding sequence ATGATTGAGTGGAGTGCTGCTATTGCAGCCGGTGCGTTCACCATTCTAATCATCTTTTTGATTTTGACCTTAAGACAAGTAATGACAACACTTGCTGAAACGAAAAAGACGTTGTCTGACGCCCGGACAGCCGTGAACGGTATTACAGATGAAGCAGAAGGACTGATTCATACAGCCAACCAAATTTCTGTTGATGTAAAAGAGAAAATGGAGGCTGTTGACCCTTTAATCGAGTCTGCACATGATGTGGGGGATATGATACACAATGTTACAAGTTCAGTAAAGAGGACTGCATTACAAAAAAGTAAACCAAAAACCATCCCTACCCAAGAAAGCAAGTCAGTCCAAATTAAATTGAAGTAA
- a CDS encoding LacI family DNA-binding transcriptional regulator — MVTIKDVAKEAQVSVATVSRVLNNQGYVHEDTKLKVENVIQRLKYRPNNVARSLFKKKSKMIGFIVPDIMNPYFPQLVRAVEDVTNKAEYTTFLCNSDEDLKKELMYLEKMQENYIDGVIIVSNTLELKHIEGLQMPMVALDRFFHQSIPSVTIDNYHEARKAVRYLLENGCKRVAHIQGPEDIENSILRKKAYEDEMNEQKLPIIICNGDYDLKGSEKALLELLKSYPTIDGVFAGNDVMAVGALKAASRLKLHVPEDLSIVGFDGIELTETVSPEITTMAQPIYEMGKKAATMLLELIDGKKLEDVHMVFNTELMKRETTE; from the coding sequence ATGGTCACAATTAAAGATGTAGCAAAAGAAGCTCAGGTCTCGGTAGCAACTGTTTCGAGAGTGCTGAATAATCAAGGGTATGTTCATGAAGATACAAAGCTTAAGGTTGAAAATGTGATTCAGCGTTTAAAGTACCGACCAAATAATGTGGCGAGAAGCTTATTTAAAAAAAAATCCAAAATGATTGGATTTATTGTTCCTGATATTATGAATCCATATTTTCCCCAATTAGTACGAGCGGTAGAAGATGTGACAAATAAAGCAGAATACACAACATTTCTCTGCAATAGTGATGAAGATTTAAAAAAAGAACTGATGTATTTAGAAAAAATGCAGGAAAATTACATTGATGGTGTCATCATTGTGTCGAATACGTTGGAGCTCAAGCATATTGAAGGATTGCAAATGCCAATGGTTGCACTTGATCGCTTTTTCCATCAAAGCATTCCTTCTGTTACGATTGATAATTACCATGAGGCTCGGAAGGCTGTTCGCTATTTGTTAGAAAATGGCTGTAAACGAGTTGCTCATATACAAGGCCCGGAGGATATTGAAAACTCTATTCTTAGAAAAAAAGCATATGAAGATGAAATGAACGAACAAAAGCTTCCTATTATCATATGCAACGGAGATTATGATTTAAAAGGTTCGGAGAAGGCTCTTCTAGAGTTGCTTAAGTCCTATCCCACCATTGATGGCGTTTTCGCAGGAAATGATGTGATGGCAGTAGGTGCTTTGAAAGCCGCGAGTAGGTTAAAATTACACGTTCCTGAGGATTTATCGATTGTTGGTTTTGATGGAATTGAATTGACTGAAACCGTGTCCCCAGAGATTACAACGATGGCACAGCCAATTTATGAAATGGGCAAAAAGGCAGCGACCATGCTTCTAGAATTGATTGATGGAAAGAAATTAGAAGATGTCCATATGGTTTTCAATACAGAACTTATGAAACGTGAAACAACCGAATAG
- a CDS encoding CueP family metal-binding protein, whose translation MKKTILLTLAAAVLLAACGDDTTQSNSETDLKATKELVQSYSEGSIQAENASITSEHLIVQETDGEEKVYELPEEEFFVSIALYVKNTHPCTIHNLTSCQGELANEEFDVTIIDSEGKIVTKETMKSPKNGFLDLWLPREKEYQVRIEHNGKVAESKLTTFKEDGTCVTSMQLL comes from the coding sequence ATGAAAAAAACAATACTACTAACGCTCGCAGCAGCCGTTCTTTTAGCAGCTTGTGGGGATGATACTACGCAATCAAATTCTGAGACAGATTTAAAAGCAACAAAAGAACTAGTACAAAGTTATAGCGAAGGCAGCATCCAAGCGGAGAACGCCTCTATCACATCGGAGCATTTAATTGTGCAAGAAACAGACGGCGAAGAAAAAGTGTATGAATTACCAGAAGAAGAATTCTTTGTCTCTATTGCACTATATGTAAAAAACACCCACCCATGTACGATTCATAACTTGACTAGCTGCCAAGGTGAACTGGCCAATGAGGAATTTGACGTTACCATCATTGATAGTGAAGGAAAGATTGTCACAAAGGAAACAATGAAATCTCCGAAAAATGGTTTCCTTGATTTATGGCTACCAAGAGAGAAAGAGTATCAAGTTCGAATTGAGCACAACGGAAAAGTGGCGGAAAGTAAATTGACCACGTTTAAAGAAGATGGGACGTGTGTGACGTCGATGCAGTTGTTATAG
- the rbsK gene encoding ribokinase has translation MITVLGSINMDLVTVTSRDPNLGETIMGDRFSTIPGGKGANQAVAAAKLGSHVQMIGRVGSDLFGEEYMEHFKKQGISTEYVEPVTGGTTGIASITVYEGDNKIIVVPGANKYLTPEVVAEHEEVILNSDWLLLQLEIPPESVEMALEIAYKGGVKVILNPAPFASLPKKWIKLATYLTPNEYEAAQLFNLYEHDAECFALLKEKIVITKGSQGVMIYEGDQEVLIPTLKVEAVDSTGAGDTFNGALAVGLSEGMTLKEACYFAARAAALSVTKFGAQSGMPNRADLETN, from the coding sequence ATGATTACCGTTTTAGGCAGTATTAATATGGACCTAGTGACCGTGACCAGCAGAGATCCTAATCTTGGAGAAACTATTATGGGTGACCGTTTCTCCACGATTCCCGGAGGAAAGGGAGCCAACCAAGCAGTAGCGGCCGCAAAATTGGGTTCTCATGTGCAAATGATTGGTCGAGTAGGATCAGATCTTTTTGGAGAAGAGTATATGGAGCATTTTAAGAAGCAAGGGATATCGACGGAATATGTGGAACCGGTTACAGGTGGAACAACAGGTATAGCTTCCATTACGGTTTACGAAGGTGATAATAAAATTATTGTCGTACCAGGGGCAAACAAGTACCTTACTCCAGAAGTGGTAGCTGAACATGAAGAGGTCATTCTTAATAGTGATTGGCTCCTTCTTCAACTAGAAATTCCGCCAGAAAGTGTTGAAATGGCGTTGGAGATTGCATATAAAGGAGGAGTGAAGGTGATTTTAAATCCTGCCCCGTTTGCTTCGCTACCTAAAAAATGGATTAAGCTGGCAACCTACTTAACACCAAATGAATATGAAGCAGCCCAGCTCTTCAACCTTTATGAACATGATGCAGAATGTTTTGCTCTATTAAAAGAAAAGATTGTAATCACAAAAGGATCTCAAGGTGTCATGATTTATGAAGGAGATCAAGAGGTGCTCATTCCAACCTTAAAGGTAGAGGCGGTTGATTCAACAGGAGCAGGTGATACCTTTAACGGGGCACTAGCTGTCGGACTTTCGGAAGGTATGACGCTAAAAGAAGCTTGTTATTTTGCTGCAAGAGCTGCAGCCCTTTCCGTTACGAAATTTGGAGCTCAATCAGGAATGCCTAATCGAGCGGACCTAGAGACAAATTAA
- the rbsB gene encoding ribose ABC transporter substrate-binding protein RbsB, with protein MKQVWKFFIVALVMMIVSGCSLEQSGGSEKSSSNSKDGKDEGTKKIGLSISTLNNPFFVTLRDGAEAKAKELGIEITTVDAQNDPSKQLNDIEDMIQQNVDVLLVNAADSEAIASAIQSANDAGIPVITVDRSAAGGDVVSHIASDNAAGGMMAGEFIIEQLGDSGKVVELEGIPGSSAARERGKGFNDAIDSGEGLEVVAKQAANFDRAEGLTVMENIIQRSNDFGAVFAHNDEMALGALQALEAAGMNDVIVVGFDATEDAVSSVKAGILAATVAQKPELMGQQAVEAASKVLNGDEIEKSIAVELELVTE; from the coding sequence ATGAAACAGGTATGGAAATTCTTTATCGTAGCACTTGTAATGATGATTGTCAGTGGATGTTCATTAGAACAAAGTGGGGGAAGTGAGAAGTCTTCTAGTAATAGCAAAGATGGAAAGGATGAAGGTACGAAAAAAATTGGTTTATCCATCTCCACTTTAAACAATCCTTTTTTTGTAACATTACGTGATGGAGCTGAAGCAAAAGCAAAAGAGCTTGGTATAGAAATTACAACTGTAGATGCTCAAAACGATCCTTCCAAACAATTAAATGACATAGAGGATATGATTCAACAAAATGTAGATGTACTTTTAGTTAACGCAGCAGACTCAGAAGCAATTGCATCAGCTATTCAATCGGCAAATGATGCAGGTATTCCAGTGATTACTGTTGATCGTAGTGCTGCGGGGGGAGACGTAGTTTCTCATATAGCGTCTGATAATGCTGCTGGTGGAATGATGGCGGGAGAATTCATTATCGAACAACTTGGCGATTCAGGTAAAGTAGTAGAACTAGAAGGGATTCCAGGCTCTTCTGCAGCTCGCGAAAGAGGAAAAGGGTTTAACGATGCAATAGACTCAGGCGAGGGACTTGAAGTCGTTGCCAAGCAAGCAGCAAACTTCGACCGAGCGGAAGGGCTAACGGTCATGGAAAATATTATTCAAAGAAGCAATGACTTCGGAGCAGTATTCGCTCATAATGACGAAATGGCACTAGGAGCTCTTCAAGCACTAGAAGCAGCAGGCATGAACGATGTAATCGTTGTAGGTTTTGACGCAACTGAAGATGCTGTTTCCTCTGTCAAAGCAGGAATATTGGCTGCTACAGTAGCTCAAAAACCAGAGCTAATGGGCCAACAGGCAGTTGAAGCAGCTTCCAAAGTTCTAAATGGAGATGAAATAGAAAAATCTATCGCAGTGGAACTGGAATTAGTGACTGAATAA
- a CDS encoding transposase produces MPRTARKKSSTNTYHMIIRGINRQTIFEEQEDAVMFLQILNQFKEKSGYKIYGYCLMGNHIHILIKEKEDLGIAMRRIGASFVYWYNLKYERCGHLFQGRYKSKPVEDRSYLLNVLRYIHQNPVKAGLVSDISKYQWSSYSEYVNFCKVVDRDLILGLFHQNREKAISLFSAFHQKQDEGDFLSIIENKRLSDQNAQEIINNVCHVKHSTDLQKLTNRELRDRYLRALKNKELSVRQLARLTGISRGVITKA; encoded by the coding sequence TTGCCAAGGACGGCACGAAAGAAAAGCTCCACTAACACTTACCATATGATTATAAGGGGAATCAATCGACAAACGATATTTGAAGAGCAGGAAGACGCCGTTATGTTTTTACAGATTCTGAACCAGTTTAAAGAAAAAAGCGGTTATAAAATTTATGGGTATTGTCTGATGGGGAATCATATCCATATTCTGATTAAAGAAAAAGAAGATTTGGGCATTGCAATGAGGAGAATTGGTGCAAGTTTTGTCTACTGGTACAATTTAAAGTACGAGAGATGTGGGCACTTATTTCAGGGTCGATATAAAAGTAAGCCGGTTGAAGATCGGAGTTATTTACTAAATGTACTAAGGTATATACATCAAAACCCTGTCAAGGCTGGACTAGTGAGTGATATTTCAAAATATCAATGGAGCAGTTATTCTGAGTATGTGAATTTCTGCAAAGTGGTTGATAGAGATTTAATATTAGGGCTTTTTCATCAAAATCGCGAAAAAGCAATCTCGTTATTTTCAGCGTTTCATCAGAAGCAAGATGAAGGGGATTTCTTGAGTATCATTGAAAATAAAAGATTGTCGGATCAAAATGCACAAGAGATAATAAATAATGTTTGTCATGTGAAACACAGTACGGACCTTCAGAAATTAACTAATAGAGAATTGCGAGACCGATATTTGAGAGCATTGAAAAACAAAGAATTATCCGTAAGGCAACTTGCCAGGCTCACTGGAATCAGCAGAGGAGTAATCACGAAAGCATAA
- the rbsD gene encoding D-ribose pyranase, translating into MKKNGILNSEISKVLSDMGHTDFIVIADCGLPIPDGVKKVDLAIKLGNPSFLDVLSEIELDMEIESVTLASEIIEYNGALEKELQSKFSSIKFVSHDEFKTETQKAKAIIRTGEATPYANIILHSGVIF; encoded by the coding sequence ATGAAAAAGAACGGTATATTAAATAGCGAGATTTCTAAGGTGCTTAGTGATATGGGACATACTGACTTTATAGTTATTGCTGATTGTGGATTACCAATTCCTGATGGAGTCAAGAAGGTGGATTTGGCTATCAAACTAGGAAATCCTTCTTTTTTAGATGTATTATCTGAAATTGAGCTAGATATGGAAATTGAATCGGTTACTTTGGCTTCAGAAATCATTGAATATAATGGAGCGTTAGAAAAGGAATTACAGAGCAAGTTCTCTTCTATTAAGTTTGTTTCTCATGATGAGTTTAAGACTGAGACACAAAAAGCAAAAGCGATTATTCGTACTGGAGAGGCAACTCCGTATGCGAATATCATTCTGCATTCGGGAGTGATTTTCTAA
- the rbsC gene encoding ribose ABC transporter permease, which translates to MNRVTKSLGSLQKLGPVLGLIVITIILSIMSPNFFTVDNLFNVLRQVSVNALIAFGMTFIILTGGIDLSVGSILALASATTAGLLASGMDPVLAVLIGLLAGAVMGLVNGLIITKGKVAPFIATLATMTIFRGLTLVYTDGRPITGLSDSVSFQMLGKGYFLGIPFPVVTMLVAYFILFFILRKTTFGRGVYAIGGNEEASLLSGLKADRLKIGVYAITGFLSALAGIILTSRLNSAQPTAGVSYELDAIAAVVLGGTSLSGGRGWIFGTLIGALIIGFLNNGLNLLNVSSFYQQVVKGGVILLAVLIDRKKAA; encoded by the coding sequence ATGAACAGAGTAACCAAAAGTTTAGGTAGTCTTCAAAAATTAGGACCCGTTTTAGGCCTCATCGTCATAACCATTATATTATCCATTATGAGTCCCAACTTCTTTACAGTAGACAATTTATTCAATGTGTTACGCCAAGTGTCAGTAAACGCCTTAATCGCATTTGGAATGACGTTCATCATTCTAACTGGTGGAATTGATTTATCCGTTGGGTCGATATTAGCACTTGCTTCAGCTACTACTGCAGGTTTACTTGCTAGTGGAATGGACCCGGTACTTGCTGTTCTAATCGGCTTACTTGCAGGAGCGGTGATGGGACTAGTAAATGGATTAATTATTACAAAGGGGAAGGTAGCGCCATTTATTGCTACTTTAGCCACTATGACTATTTTTAGAGGGTTAACACTTGTGTATACTGACGGTCGTCCAATCACAGGTTTATCTGATAGTGTTAGTTTTCAGATGTTGGGGAAAGGCTACTTTCTCGGTATTCCATTCCCGGTTGTGACTATGCTAGTTGCTTACTTTATTCTCTTCTTTATTTTAAGAAAAACAACCTTTGGCCGTGGAGTATATGCGATTGGTGGAAATGAAGAGGCATCCTTGCTATCTGGATTAAAAGCCGATCGATTGAAAATCGGTGTGTATGCGATAACCGGATTCCTATCGGCATTAGCTGGGATTATTTTAACGTCTCGTTTAAACTCTGCACAGCCTACAGCGGGTGTCAGTTATGAGTTAGATGCCATCGCAGCGGTTGTATTAGGAGGCACCAGTTTATCTGGAGGAAGAGGTTGGATTTTTGGGACCTTAATTGGTGCGCTAATCATCGGATTCTTGAATAATGGTTTGAATCTATTAAATGTATCATCCTTCTATCAGCAGGTAGTCAAAGGTGGCGTCATTCTTCTAGCAGTGTTAATAGATAGAAAGAAAGCTGCCTAA
- a CDS encoding ATP-binding protein produces MNNLTILEAVVEKDSVNYEAWYLLGKEYIKNNRLKEGLHAFSLALSLENDEMKALVQQSLASYLSSSEETVFSMEEEKALDASKEDSLKRESSKLEVIKGNKPAKVLPFVEKKPKPVTFEDVGGLEALKKTIEMKIIKPFVNPGLFSKFKKKSGGGILLFGPPGCGKTFIAKATAGEIGANFYPVHITDILDPYFGASEQNLHQMFETARANRPSVLFFDEVDTIGYSRSKSTSDTMRPLVDSMLTEMESVDTNTDKLLVIGATNMPWDVDAAFKRPGRFDKLVFVPPPDKEARKQIFALKLDGKPVEEALQLELLAAKTENYSGADIDNVIETAIESVLNEIMDTNEERHISMHDLLQAIEETTPSTLEWMNTIKNYIKYSNQSGLYSDVAKYLK; encoded by the coding sequence ATGAACAATCTTACAATATTAGAGGCGGTGGTCGAGAAGGATTCGGTCAATTACGAGGCTTGGTACTTGTTAGGGAAAGAATACATAAAGAATAATAGGTTGAAGGAAGGGCTTCATGCTTTTTCGTTAGCATTATCGCTTGAGAATGACGAAATGAAAGCGTTAGTGCAGCAATCGTTAGCTTCTTATCTTTCCTCTTCGGAAGAGACTGTTTTCTCAATGGAAGAAGAGAAAGCTCTCGATGCGTCAAAAGAAGATTCGTTGAAAAGAGAATCTAGTAAACTAGAAGTGATAAAAGGAAATAAGCCAGCAAAGGTTCTTCCATTTGTTGAGAAAAAACCGAAGCCGGTTACCTTTGAGGACGTAGGTGGATTAGAAGCATTAAAGAAGACGATTGAAATGAAAATCATTAAGCCATTCGTGAATCCAGGACTTTTTTCTAAGTTTAAGAAGAAATCTGGTGGAGGTATTCTACTTTTTGGTCCTCCGGGATGCGGCAAAACTTTTATCGCCAAAGCTACTGCTGGTGAAATTGGGGCGAATTTCTACCCTGTGCACATTACGGATATTCTCGATCCCTATTTTGGAGCGAGTGAGCAAAATTTACATCAAATGTTTGAAACGGCAAGAGCTAATCGACCGTCTGTCTTATTTTTTGATGAAGTAGATACGATTGGCTATAGTCGTTCGAAATCTACGTCCGATACCATGAGGCCGTTAGTGGATTCAATGCTAACAGAGATGGAAAGCGTCGATACAAATACAGACAAGTTACTCGTTATTGGGGCTACTAATATGCCATGGGATGTGGATGCGGCATTCAAGCGACCTGGTCGTTTTGATAAGTTAGTGTTTGTTCCACCACCAGACAAAGAAGCTAGAAAACAAATCTTTGCATTAAAGCTAGACGGCAAGCCCGTTGAAGAAGCACTTCAATTAGAGTTACTCGCTGCAAAAACAGAAAACTATTCTGGAGCAGATATTGATAATGTGATAGAGACGGCCATTGAATCGGTTCTAAATGAAATAATGGATACAAATGAGGAAAGGCATATTTCAATGCACGACTTATTACAAGCAATTGAAGAAACTACTCCTAGCACACTCGAATGGATGAACACAATAAAAAACTATATAAAATATTCGAATCAAAGTGGACTATATAGTGACGTAGCTAAGTATTTGAAGTGA